One window of the Magnolia sinica isolate HGM2019 chromosome 19, MsV1, whole genome shotgun sequence genome contains the following:
- the LOC131234713 gene encoding uncharacterized protein LOC131234713 — protein sequence MMEKSLISDDFTFPTLADNSSPSLFQFPGFSDSSLWYFPSTTKEEEQETHERERSATVEDGEKTDNLQRDIEFPNVGHLMSVISDDVDVTSIDGDEKMDMLWEDFNDELSRQASLGRQEAKKGNGWEADSSKITGLGHVKTLKVSKSTSLLPHGRPSLLVILKVLKKLFLLHNSRCPNRT from the coding sequence ATGATGGAAAAGTCGCTGATTTCCGACGATTTCACATTCCCCACGCTCGCCGACAATAGCTCTCCATCCCTTTTCCAATTCCCCGGCTTCTCCGACTCTTCGCTCTGGTACTTTCCATCcacaactaaagaagaagaacaagaaaccCATGAACGGGAAAGATCGGCGACGGTAGAAGACGGCGAGAAAACGGATAATTTGCAAAGAGATATTGAATTCCCCAACGTTGGTCATCTGATGTCAGTGATTTCCGACGATGTTGATGTAACTTCCATTGATGGCGATGAGAAGATGGACATGTTGTGGGAAGATTTCAACGACGAATTGAGCCGTCAGGCATCTTTGGGTAGACAAGAAGCGAAGAAGGGAAATGGGTGGGAAGCAGATTCTTCCAAGATTACAGGACTTGGTCATGTGAAGACCTTGAAGGTGTCGAAAAGTACTAGCTTGCTTCCACATGGAAGACCCAGCTTGTTGGTGATATTGAAGGTATTGAAGAAGCTCTTTTTGCTTCATAACTCTCGCTGTCCCAACAGAACATAG